A DNA window from Bacteroidota bacterium contains the following coding sequences:
- a CDS encoding thymidine kinase: MEVTLHNTPKEIGWIEVICGCMFSGKTEELIRRLRRAQIAKQKVVIFKPGIDTRYSSDHIVSHNTQSLSSTVVNNPKDILELAKESQVVGIDEAQFFPLEIIEICETLANQGKRVLIAGLDQDYRGKPFGPIPQLLATAEYITKTLAICVICGNPADRTQRMTNQQELVVIGAKDVYEARCRRCHQVSHE; encoded by the coding sequence ATGGAAGTTACACTTCATAATACACCAAAAGAAATCGGTTGGATCGAAGTAATCTGTGGTTGTATGTTCAGTGGTAAAACCGAAGAACTTATCCGCCGACTTCGCCGCGCCCAAATAGCAAAACAAAAGGTTGTAATTTTCAAACCGGGAATTGATACCCGGTATAGTTCCGACCATATCGTTTCGCACAATACACAATCTTTATCTTCAACTGTCGTGAATAACCCAAAAGATATTTTGGAGTTAGCAAAAGAATCTCAAGTTGTGGGTATTGATGAAGCTCAATTTTTTCCTTTAGAAATTATAGAGATATGTGAGACATTAGCAAATCAGGGTAAGCGAGTCCTAATTGCTGGTTTAGATCAAGATTATCGTGGGAAGCCGTTCGGACCAATTCCACAATTACTTGCAACTGCAGAATACATCACAAAAACATTGGCGATTTGCGTAATCTGCGGAAACCCTGCCGACAGAACACAAAGAATGACTAATCAGCAGGAACTTGTAGTCATTGGCGCAAAAGACGTTTACGAAGCAAGATGCCGCCGGTGTCATCAAGTTTCGCATGAATAA